One genomic segment of Trichococcus shcherbakoviae includes these proteins:
- a CDS encoding HAD-IC family P-type ATPase translates to MTNKNDWNEWKGLTEAEAAERRVRYGPNALPVPKHRLLRLIARQFRGIFNLMLLIAAGVTFSLGEPIDGAFILLFVFLGTALNVYQEHKSNQAADKLKAYLLSTITVMRDGVETEVPTEMLVPGDILKLESGDIVPADAIVREDRDLLVDETTFTGESIPVTKRASASSAAVADKATVAADEERLLQGIVIVRGNALAEITAIGQETQLAHIASTASTVQAESELVKSVDKISNFIMKVTLLTLGFVVVANILIEGRQADVTGLLIFAIALAVSAIPEALPLVLTFSLSRGALEFAKRDVIVKRLSAVQDLGSVNLLCTDKTGTITENHLVFSNVYPMAESPYDPLVLARLAAINLHERIPEPFDHASDEALTHEQRQIVERYSLVQEEAFDPALRSNGAIVKQADGKMLHIRRGSPEYFFGEGLIPRDAVANWLEAEEEKGHRVLGVSYDDGSGARFGGFVSFVDRIKDSTIATVAAAKQMNVAITVITGDALKVAEAVGREAGLVTESAEVTEAAAFLALPLAERKKRLSSIRVFARTTPEQKLELIQLLKEQFTVGYLGEGINDAPALKAAHVSMVVQSAADVARETADIVLLQNDLRVIVEGIRFGRETHANTMKYIRATLISNFGNFYAVAIGSLFISFLPMLPKQLLLLNLLSDFPMMAIAFDRVSAQEVERPQRYDLHSLYIIFVTMGLVSTVFDFICFGLFYRISPAVLQTNWFIASVLTEILLMLSIRSLAPITKAGWPAPSIVVLSVIAMVLAVGLPMIPATAAFFEFQTPTMAHLGIILGIAFAYLIVTELVKRPLSGFVKKK, encoded by the coding sequence ATGACAAACAAGAATGATTGGAATGAATGGAAAGGATTGACGGAAGCGGAAGCGGCTGAGCGGAGAGTCCGATATGGACCAAACGCGCTGCCGGTACCGAAGCATCGCCTCCTTAGGCTGATCGCAAGGCAATTCCGGGGCATCTTCAATCTTATGCTATTGATTGCGGCGGGAGTGACCTTTTCTTTGGGTGAGCCGATCGACGGCGCCTTTATCCTGTTGTTTGTGTTCCTCGGGACAGCGCTCAACGTCTATCAGGAGCACAAATCGAATCAGGCGGCCGATAAATTGAAAGCCTATCTGCTGAGCACGATCACGGTGATGAGGGACGGAGTGGAAACGGAAGTGCCGACCGAGATGTTGGTGCCCGGGGACATCCTGAAGCTCGAGTCGGGCGATATCGTCCCTGCAGACGCCATTGTCCGCGAAGACCGCGATCTGCTGGTGGATGAAACGACTTTTACGGGAGAGTCCATTCCGGTTACGAAACGTGCGTCCGCGTCAAGCGCAGCCGTTGCCGACAAAGCGACGGTTGCCGCCGATGAAGAGCGCCTGCTGCAAGGGATTGTGATCGTGCGGGGGAATGCATTGGCTGAAATCACCGCAATCGGTCAGGAAACGCAGTTGGCCCATATCGCTTCAACGGCATCCACCGTCCAGGCGGAGAGCGAACTCGTCAAGAGCGTGGATAAAATCAGCAACTTCATCATGAAAGTGACGCTGCTGACGCTCGGATTCGTCGTGGTGGCTAACATCCTGATTGAAGGCCGGCAGGCGGATGTCACGGGCCTGCTGATTTTTGCGATCGCGTTGGCCGTTTCGGCCATACCGGAAGCTTTGCCTTTGGTGCTGACGTTCTCGCTTTCACGGGGAGCCTTGGAATTCGCCAAACGCGACGTCATCGTCAAGCGGCTTTCCGCGGTCCAGGATTTGGGATCCGTCAATCTGTTGTGCACCGACAAAACCGGTACAATCACGGAAAATCATCTTGTATTCAGCAATGTTTATCCGATGGCGGAATCACCCTACGATCCACTGGTCTTGGCGCGGTTGGCCGCCATCAATCTGCATGAGCGTATACCGGAACCTTTCGACCACGCAAGCGATGAGGCCCTCACACACGAACAACGGCAGATTGTGGAGCGCTACAGTCTCGTGCAGGAGGAGGCTTTCGATCCGGCGCTGCGCAGCAACGGTGCGATCGTGAAACAAGCAGACGGCAAAATGCTGCATATCCGACGCGGGAGCCCGGAATATTTCTTCGGGGAAGGTTTGATTCCCCGGGATGCAGTTGCGAATTGGTTAGAGGCGGAGGAAGAAAAGGGGCACCGGGTACTGGGCGTGAGCTACGATGACGGCAGCGGTGCGCGTTTCGGCGGATTTGTCTCTTTCGTGGACCGCATCAAGGATTCCACTATTGCGACCGTAGCGGCCGCAAAACAGATGAACGTCGCCATCACGGTCATCACCGGGGATGCTTTGAAGGTTGCCGAGGCCGTCGGAAGGGAAGCCGGTCTGGTGACGGAGAGCGCTGAAGTTACGGAGGCTGCCGCCTTTTTGGCATTGCCGCTTGCCGAAAGGAAGAAACGCCTGTCCTCCATCCGCGTCTTTGCCCGGACAACGCCGGAGCAGAAACTGGAATTGATCCAATTGCTGAAGGAACAGTTCACGGTCGGTTACTTGGGTGAAGGGATCAATGATGCACCAGCCCTGAAGGCGGCACATGTCTCGATGGTCGTGCAGTCCGCAGCGGATGTCGCCCGTGAGACCGCCGATATCGTATTGCTGCAGAACGATCTGCGGGTCATCGTCGAAGGCATCCGCTTCGGACGGGAAACGCACGCCAACACGATGAAATACATCCGCGCCACTTTGATCTCGAACTTCGGGAATTTCTATGCGGTCGCGATCGGCTCGCTCTTCATCAGCTTTTTGCCGATGTTGCCGAAACAGCTGCTGCTCCTGAATCTGCTTTCCGATTTTCCGATGATGGCCATCGCTTTTGACCGCGTATCGGCCCAGGAAGTGGAACGGCCGCAGCGCTATGATCTGCATTCCCTCTACATCATTTTCGTCACGATGGGACTTGTGAGCACGGTCTTCGATTTCATTTGCTTTGGGCTGTTCTATCGGATTTCCCCGGCAGTGCTGCAGACCAACTGGTTCATCGCCAGCGTTCTGACTGAGATATTGTTGATGCTTTCCATCCGCTCCTTGGCGCCAATCACCAAAGCTGGCTGGCCGGCACCGTCGATCGTGGTTCTATCGGTGATCGCCATGGTACTTGCCGTAGGATTGCCGATGATCCCCGCTACTGCCGCCTTCTTTGAATTCCAAACGCCGACAATGGCGCATTTGGGGATCATCTTGGGGATCGCCTTCGCGTATCTTATCGTTACGGAACTCGTCAAACGTCCATTGTCAGGTTTCGTCAAAAAGAAATGA
- a CDS encoding SHOCT domain-containing protein: protein MHPFYGAVNEFFAEGYWWVGLLSMAMYLTFWAVVILFAVKLFKKYFTDRPTPPKSEEDSALKILRERYARGEIDAEEFKQKKSDLLE, encoded by the coding sequence ATGCATCCTTTTTATGGGGCCGTAAACGAATTTTTTGCAGAAGGGTATTGGTGGGTCGGCTTGCTGTCGATGGCCATGTACCTAACCTTTTGGGCTGTCGTCATCCTTTTTGCGGTCAAGCTCTTCAAAAAATATTTCACCGATAGGCCAACTCCGCCAAAATCGGAGGAAGATTCGGCACTGAAGATCCTTCGCGAAAGGTATGCGCGCGGCGAAATCGATGCCGAGGAATTCAAACAGAAGAAAAGCGATTTGCTGGAATGA
- a CDS encoding radical SAM protein, with protein sequence MRWTSLLRIYLTRSFKPFVFEGTHENTLDFEKLDDLGLYVHIPFCRSLCSFCPYCKVVHNKPQADAYKIALLKEIDLVCKGMSGKKQATSLYFGGGTPAMMLDDLKDIIAKLKQYFVLTGGIGVELHPSDITEGNLQKLREAGVTMLSIGIQSFQEDCLRKIGRRNDSFVEKIRLVRSSGFDVVDVDLIFAIPGQTDEILANDIHTAFASGATQVSTYPFIDFTFADNAYKPMSEEVKREMLEHLTDYCHANGIERTSVWTFAQRQTEKYSSVTRDAFLGFGVSATTLLKDIFKINTFSIPEYIKRIEGDALPTSLTLHFTKRQRAVYYLFWSAYAMRIDADRFEELIGTPLNRMFGLELFLATKLGYLKKTGRVYELTDKAAYLYHDVEQAYTTAYIDKMWHISRLQPFPEKIILK encoded by the coding sequence ATGCGTTGGACATCATTGTTGCGGATATACCTTACCCGCTCGTTCAAGCCTTTCGTATTTGAAGGGACCCATGAGAATACATTGGATTTTGAAAAACTGGATGATCTGGGGCTGTATGTGCATATCCCGTTCTGCCGTTCGTTGTGCAGTTTCTGCCCTTATTGCAAAGTGGTCCACAATAAACCGCAGGCGGATGCCTATAAGATTGCGCTGCTGAAGGAAATCGACCTGGTCTGCAAAGGGATGTCCGGCAAAAAACAGGCGACGAGTCTTTATTTCGGCGGAGGGACGCCGGCCATGATGTTGGACGATCTGAAGGACATCATCGCGAAGCTGAAACAATACTTCGTTCTGACGGGCGGAATCGGCGTGGAACTCCATCCCAGCGACATCACCGAAGGGAATCTGCAGAAATTGAGGGAGGCGGGGGTGACGATGTTGAGCATCGGCATCCAATCCTTCCAGGAAGACTGCCTACGGAAAATCGGGAGAAGAAACGACTCATTCGTCGAAAAGATCCGTTTGGTGAGAAGTTCCGGCTTTGACGTAGTCGACGTGGACCTGATATTTGCCATCCCGGGTCAGACCGACGAGATTCTGGCGAATGACATCCATACGGCCTTCGCCAGCGGGGCGACGCAAGTCTCGACTTATCCCTTCATCGACTTCACTTTCGCCGACAATGCCTACAAGCCGATGAGCGAAGAAGTAAAGCGGGAGATGCTGGAGCATTTGACGGATTATTGCCATGCAAATGGCATCGAGCGGACATCGGTCTGGACGTTCGCGCAGCGGCAAACCGAAAAATATTCTTCCGTCACGCGGGATGCCTTTCTCGGATTCGGTGTTTCCGCAACCACGCTGCTGAAGGATATCTTCAAGATCAATACGTTTTCGATTCCCGAATACATCAAGCGGATTGAGGGCGATGCTTTGCCGACATCCTTGACGCTCCATTTCACCAAAAGGCAGCGGGCGGTCTATTACCTGTTCTGGAGTGCCTATGCAATGCGAATAGACGCCGACAGATTCGAGGAACTCATCGGCACCCCATTGAACAGGATGTTCGGACTGGAACTGTTCTTGGCGACCAAGTTAGGCTATCTTAAGAAAACAGGACGTGTCTACGAGCTGACCGACAAGGCCGCTTATCTCTATCACGATGTCGAACAGGCGTATACCACAGCCTACATCGATAAGATGTGGCATATTTCAAGGCTACAGCCTTTCCCAGAAAAAATCATTTTGAAATAA
- a CDS encoding MFS transporter, translating to MLKSFSLQEKSWIMYDWANSAYSIIISSVILPLFYKSITTGEGIAPNLADSYWGYATSAATLAIAVFAPILGTIGDYPKWKMRLFKSFFLIGVVATAALSFTDDWRLLLAFYMLTTIGFSGANIFYDAFLVDVATEDRMDRVSTYGFAMGYIGGSTIPFVLSILLIMFGEKIGIPRTTAVKASFLFTAFWWIVFTIPMLRNVKQRYFVPASEHIIHDSFARLNKTLHQIRSHKKMFLFLIAYFFYIDGLNTIIHMAAVFGDSIGVVSDMLMIAVLVIPILSFPFTILYGVLAKRFGSKKMILVGIVIYLFACLLAFRMTTALEFWILAALVATSQGGIQALSRSYFAKLVPKENANEYFGFYNILGKFAAIMGPALYALTSQLTGDSRNGLASISLLFIIGGVLMLRTEDN from the coding sequence ATGTTAAAAAGTTTTTCGCTGCAGGAAAAAAGTTGGATCATGTACGATTGGGCGAATTCCGCCTACTCCATCATCATCTCCTCGGTCATTCTGCCGCTTTTTTATAAATCGATCACGACCGGCGAAGGCATTGCCCCGAACTTGGCGGATTCCTATTGGGGCTATGCGACCTCTGCCGCGACTTTGGCTATAGCAGTATTCGCCCCGATCCTCGGTACGATAGGTGATTATCCGAAATGGAAAATGCGGCTGTTCAAAAGTTTCTTCCTGATAGGTGTTGTCGCAACCGCCGCACTGAGCTTCACGGACGATTGGCGCCTGCTGCTTGCCTTCTATATGCTCACGACAATCGGCTTTTCAGGCGCGAACATTTTCTATGACGCCTTTTTGGTGGATGTCGCGACAGAGGATCGGATGGATCGGGTCTCCACTTACGGATTTGCGATGGGTTACATCGGTGGCAGTACCATCCCATTCGTGCTTTCGATCCTGCTGATCATGTTCGGCGAGAAAATCGGCATTCCCAGGACGACCGCCGTCAAAGCCTCCTTCCTGTTCACAGCATTTTGGTGGATTGTCTTCACGATTCCGATGCTGCGCAATGTGAAACAGCGCTATTTTGTCCCGGCCAGCGAACACATCATCCATGACAGTTTCGCCCGCCTTAACAAAACGCTGCACCAGATCCGCAGCCACAAGAAAATGTTCCTGTTCCTGATTGCCTACTTCTTTTACATCGATGGGCTGAACACAATCATCCACATGGCAGCTGTCTTCGGCGACAGTATCGGGGTCGTGTCTGATATGCTGATGATTGCTGTGCTGGTGATTCCGATTCTGTCATTTCCTTTCACGATCCTCTACGGAGTACTGGCCAAGCGCTTCGGCAGCAAAAAGATGATTTTGGTGGGCATCGTCATTTATCTGTTTGCTTGTCTGCTGGCTTTCCGCATGACCACAGCCCTAGAATTTTGGATCCTCGCTGCGCTGGTCGCAACTTCACAAGGCGGTATCCAGGCACTGTCGCGTTCCTATTTCGCCAAGCTTGTGCCGAAGGAGAACGCCAATGAATATTTCGGTTTCTACAACATCCTCGGCAAATTCGCGGCCATCATGGGTCCGGCGCTTTATGCGCTCACGAGCCAATTGACCGGCGATTCACGCAACGGGCTCGCCAGCATTTCCCTCCTCTTCATCATCGGAGGCGTGCTGATGCTGCGCACGGAGGACAATTGA
- a CDS encoding heme-binding protein, with the protein MAKYERPEYTVLLSEEPFELREYRDFYIVEYDNANDPDVDSGFGTLFRYISKDNQADRKISMTVPVIQELSEDRMKMAFVVPKAEWEDIPQPNSPALTVKKFASGLFAVIQYGGYSNDRKERDMLEKLAQWLQEKKYQPASNYMLASFNAPFVPPMFRHNEIMVRVGTDQQDSE; encoded by the coding sequence ATGGCCAAATATGAACGCCCGGAATACACAGTGCTGCTGTCGGAGGAACCGTTTGAATTGCGGGAATACCGCGATTTCTACATCGTGGAATATGACAATGCCAATGATCCGGATGTGGACAGCGGGTTCGGCACCTTGTTCCGTTATATTTCAAAAGACAATCAGGCGGACCGGAAAATCAGTATGACCGTACCGGTGATCCAGGAACTATCGGAAGATCGCATGAAGATGGCGTTCGTTGTCCCGAAGGCGGAATGGGAAGATATTCCGCAGCCCAACAGTCCTGCGCTGACCGTAAAAAAATTCGCCAGCGGCCTTTTTGCGGTCATCCAATACGGTGGTTATTCGAATGATCGCAAAGAACGGGACATGCTGGAGAAGCTAGCTCAGTGGCTGCAGGAGAAAAAGTACCAGCCAGCTTCGAATTATATGCTGGCGTCCTTCAACGCGCCGTTCGTGCCGCCGATGTTCCGGCACAACGAAATCATGGTGCGGGTCGGAACGGATCAACAGGATTCCGAGTAA
- a CDS encoding ribonuclease domain-containing protein translates to MKNLKSGLKGLFALLAIILAVWFNGVDSLFEEQTSDSSISIAASSSQTIEEGTQESEIQESTETVISSGVTQGQSYSTKDEVAAYIHQFNELPPNYLTKDEAEAFGWDNAEGNLWEVTDGMSIGGDFFGNREGLLPKKSGRTYYEADIDYDGGFRGAERIVFSNDGLIFYTDDHYESFEQLYGEGD, encoded by the coding sequence ATGAAAAACTTAAAAAGCGGCTTGAAAGGCTTGTTCGCTTTATTGGCGATCATTCTGGCCGTATGGTTCAACGGCGTAGACTCGCTTTTCGAGGAACAAACATCCGATTCTTCGATCAGCATAGCCGCCAGCAGCTCGCAAACAATTGAAGAAGGTACCCAAGAAAGTGAAATACAGGAGTCGACCGAAACGGTAATCAGCAGCGGTGTCACGCAAGGGCAGTCCTATTCAACGAAAGACGAAGTTGCGGCCTACATCCACCAGTTCAACGAGCTGCCGCCCAATTATCTGACAAAGGACGAAGCAGAAGCATTTGGCTGGGACAACGCTGAAGGGAACTTGTGGGAAGTGACTGACGGAATGTCGATTGGCGGTGATTTCTTCGGCAATCGCGAGGGACTGCTTCCGAAGAAATCAGGCAGGACCTATTACGAAGCCGACATCGATTATGACGGTGGCTTCCGTGGGGCGGAGCGCATCGTGTTCTCGAATGACGGCCTGATCTTTTACACGGATGATCATTACGAATCGTTCGAACAGCTGTACGGGGAGGGGGATTGA
- a CDS encoding barstar family protein: MEIIRLDGSKMTDRKATHAYLKRKLHLPEYYGNNLDALWDCLTTDFSGKMIILHDPQTVKNQLGDYGYSLVSLFKEVAAINSAIRLILVYPLQS, translated from the coding sequence ATGGAAATCATCCGTTTGGACGGCAGCAAGATGACCGACCGGAAAGCGACACATGCCTATCTGAAAAGAAAACTGCATCTCCCCGAATATTACGGCAATAATCTGGATGCCTTGTGGGATTGTCTGACGACCGATTTTTCCGGAAAAATGATTATCCTGCATGATCCGCAAACCGTTAAAAACCAACTCGGTGACTATGGATACTCCTTGGTGAGCTTGTTCAAGGAAGTTGCTGCAATCAACTCCGCCATCCGTTTGATCCTAGTCTACCCGCTCCAAAGTTGA
- a CDS encoding dihydrofolate reductase family protein, translating into MGKRKVRVYIAVSLDGYIAHSDGNIDWLDSVARPDEDYGYAAFIETIDTVIMGRKTYEKVLSFGGEFPHAGRDCYVLTRTERAPDGQVHFYSGPADELLDQIRSRPGKDIFIDGGSEAIDLFREKGLIDSYTVSIIPILLGEGIPLFKESKKEQPLKLVEVTTFDSGLVQLSYEPVNL; encoded by the coding sequence ATGGGGAAAAGAAAAGTCAGAGTCTATATCGCAGTCAGTCTGGATGGCTACATCGCACATTCGGATGGAAATATCGATTGGCTCGACAGTGTTGCCAGACCGGATGAAGATTATGGCTACGCCGCTTTTATCGAAACGATTGACACGGTCATCATGGGCCGGAAGACCTACGAAAAAGTGTTGTCTTTCGGTGGGGAATTCCCGCATGCAGGCCGGGACTGTTACGTTCTGACCCGGACGGAGCGAGCTCCTGATGGGCAGGTCCATTTTTACAGCGGACCAGCAGACGAGCTGTTGGATCAGATCCGGAGCAGGCCGGGCAAAGACATCTTTATCGATGGCGGATCCGAGGCAATCGACCTGTTCCGTGAAAAGGGGTTGATCGACAGCTATACCGTATCCATCATCCCGATTCTGCTCGGCGAAGGCATTCCGTTGTTCAAAGAAAGCAAGAAGGAACAACCTTTGAAATTGGTTGAAGTAACCACTTTTGATTCCGGTTTGGTGCAGCTCAGCTACGAGCCCGTCAACCTATAG
- a CDS encoding DNA alkylation repair protein, with the protein MWYDGIFESLLALRDEERAPQMSAYMRNQFPFLGIPTGPRKAAYKKYLAIAKKEKIVDFDFVDQCFKRDEREFQYAGVDYLLAIQDCLGPEDLPKLKQYIQTKSWWDTVDGLDGVVGSIVQRFPECKSALLEWSVADDIWLRRVAIDHQLGFKSKTDTALLAEIIRNNLNQKEFFINKAIGWSLRDFSKTNPDWVRAFISAHKDDLSNLSIREGSKYV; encoded by the coding sequence ATGTGGTATGATGGCATTTTTGAATCTCTGCTGGCATTGCGCGATGAAGAGCGCGCTCCCCAAATGTCGGCCTATATGCGGAATCAATTCCCGTTCCTGGGCATCCCGACTGGTCCGCGGAAAGCTGCCTATAAAAAATATCTTGCAATCGCAAAAAAAGAAAAAATCGTCGACTTCGATTTCGTGGACCAATGCTTCAAGCGGGATGAACGTGAGTTCCAGTATGCTGGCGTCGATTATCTTCTGGCGATCCAGGACTGCCTTGGTCCGGAAGATTTGCCGAAGCTGAAGCAGTACATCCAGACAAAATCTTGGTGGGATACCGTCGATGGCCTGGATGGGGTTGTCGGATCGATTGTCCAACGTTTCCCGGAATGCAAATCTGCCCTGCTGGAATGGAGCGTAGCGGACGACATCTGGCTGCGTCGCGTAGCCATCGACCATCAACTCGGTTTCAAATCCAAGACGGACACCGCTTTACTGGCGGAAATCATCAGGAATAACCTCAACCAAAAGGAATTCTTCATCAACAAAGCCATCGGTTGGAGCCTGCGTGATTTCAGCAAAACGAATCCCGATTGGGTGCGCGCATTCATTTCCGCGCATAAGGATGACCTGTCCAACCTGAGCATCCGCGAAGGCAGCAAGTATGTCTGA
- a CDS encoding alpha/beta hydrolase, which yields MEQKQNRKPSLIRKVLIGLAVVIVIAAGAFFWYANDYYKATVDAIEALQSDGSVTITETDDAITFAPNGEDPEKGIIFYPGGKVESEAYAPLLRSLAEADLLVVVAKMPFHLAVFDADAAEAIMEQEDEVEDWYLAGHSLGGVMASSFAADQSDEVVGLIFLASYPAGDLTDAPFPVLSIYGSEDEVLSRESYDEAQGKLPDDYTEIVLDGGNHGQFGDYGLQEGDGTATISTVQQQQQTVEAITSFIENNRQQ from the coding sequence ATGGAACAAAAACAAAATAGAAAACCCAGCTTGATCCGAAAAGTGCTGATCGGATTGGCTGTAGTTATAGTGATCGCTGCAGGGGCATTCTTTTGGTACGCGAATGACTACTACAAAGCGACGGTGGATGCGATCGAGGCGCTGCAGTCGGATGGATCGGTCACCATCACCGAAACCGATGACGCAATCACCTTTGCGCCGAATGGGGAAGATCCGGAGAAAGGCATCATCTTTTATCCGGGCGGAAAAGTTGAGAGTGAAGCCTATGCGCCATTGCTGCGCAGCTTGGCCGAAGCGGATTTGTTGGTGGTCGTCGCCAAGATGCCATTCCATTTGGCAGTCTTTGATGCGGACGCGGCAGAAGCAATCATGGAACAGGAAGATGAGGTTGAGGATTGGTATCTCGCCGGGCATTCCTTGGGCGGCGTCATGGCCTCCAGTTTTGCTGCCGATCAATCTGATGAGGTAGTAGGCTTGATTTTCCTGGCTTCCTATCCAGCAGGTGATTTGACCGACGCGCCGTTTCCAGTACTTTCCATCTATGGTTCAGAAGATGAAGTGCTGAGCCGTGAAAGCTACGACGAAGCGCAAGGGAAGCTTCCGGATGACTACACGGAAATCGTGCTGGATGGCGGCAATCATGGCCAATTCGGCGATTATGGACTGCAGGAGGGCGACGGAACAGCAACTATTTCAACCGTACAGCAGCAACAGCAGACGGTTGAAGCAATCACATCATTCATCGAAAACAATCGCCAGCAATAA
- a CDS encoding GNAT family N-acetyltransferase, translated as MTEITMAKMSQLTEAQKEEVKKIFVTSYYKDMKTLHRDTERLLGGFRRLLQEDLIRVAMDGDRPVAMVGCSTNQRRAMEVNKEDFLANFGFVWGHVGYFSFRKEYGEPLAIDDETLYFECVATNEADRRQGVAGQMLLKLIETEPYRTFALDVVDSNGRAQSVYERIGFREVHRKKSWIGKIFMDYSESIWMSRPKHLPNPSE; from the coding sequence ATGACAGAAATAACGATGGCGAAAATGAGCCAATTAACGGAAGCCCAAAAAGAGGAAGTCAAAAAAATTTTCGTCACCAGCTACTATAAGGACATGAAGACGTTGCACCGGGATACTGAGCGCTTACTTGGCGGATTCCGCAGACTGCTGCAGGAAGACCTGATCCGGGTTGCGATGGACGGTGATCGTCCGGTCGCGATGGTAGGTTGTTCGACCAACCAACGCCGCGCCATGGAAGTAAACAAAGAGGATTTCTTGGCCAATTTTGGATTTGTCTGGGGACATGTAGGTTATTTCAGTTTTCGCAAAGAATATGGAGAGCCACTGGCCATCGATGATGAGACGCTCTATTTTGAATGCGTGGCGACCAATGAAGCCGATCGTCGCCAGGGTGTTGCCGGCCAGATGTTGCTCAAACTGATTGAAACGGAACCTTATCGAACTTTCGCCTTGGATGTCGTCGACAGCAACGGACGGGCACAAAGCGTTTATGAACGGATTGGATTCCGCGAAGTGCACCGCAAAAAATCCTGGATCGGAAAAATTTTCATGGACTACTCGGAAAGCATTTGGATGAGCCGTCCGAAGCATTTGCCGAATCCCTCGGAATGA